Proteins encoded together in one Patescibacteria group bacterium window:
- a CDS encoding IS30 family transposase has product MKNYTRLSEVEREEISRMLAQNCSFQDIARRLGRYASTISREISRGSCNQYTYRAAKAQRRAQRNASKRKIGKRRLNRERRLRGYICRKLRKKWSPRQIAEELKKDYPLDMTMRISPETIYTYIYVLPRGSLKKELTACLRRNHKRRYKQGRGAKMGRKIEDMLSIEERPKEVADRIIPGHWEGDLIVGKNNHSALGTLVERTSRTTILVPVKSREAEVVAKAFAKEVKKLPQQMKLSMTYDQGREMARHKLFTNITGVKVYFAHPRSPWERGTNENTNGLIRQFFPKGTDFKTVSRYEVKKVQNLLNGRPRQALQFQKPYEVFNQLINNAVALNSGN; this is encoded by the coding sequence ATGAAAAATTATACCAGATTAAGTGAGGTGGAGCGGGAAGAAATCAGCCGGATGCTCGCTCAAAATTGTTCGTTCCAAGACATCGCCAGACGGTTGGGGCGCTACGCCAGCACTATCAGCCGGGAAATCAGCCGGGGCAGCTGTAACCAGTATACCTATCGGGCGGCCAAGGCGCAACGCCGGGCGCAACGCAACGCCAGTAAAAGAAAAATAGGTAAACGCCGTCTAAACCGCGAACGGCGGCTCCGGGGATACATCTGCCGCAAGCTCAGAAAGAAATGGTCGCCGCGCCAAATTGCCGAAGAGCTGAAAAAGGACTATCCTCTAGATATGACGATGCGCATTTCGCCGGAGACAATATACACCTACATCTACGTGCTGCCGCGCGGCTCTTTGAAAAAGGAGCTCACGGCTTGTCTGCGGCGCAACCACAAACGGAGATACAAACAGGGCAGAGGTGCCAAAATGGGGCGTAAAATAGAGGATATGCTCAGTATTGAGGAGCGGCCGAAAGAGGTGGCTGACCGGATTATCCCCGGGCACTGGGAAGGCGATTTAATTGTTGGCAAGAACAATCATTCGGCTCTTGGCACTCTGGTGGAGCGCACGAGCCGCACGACTATTCTCGTTCCGGTTAAAAGCAGAGAGGCGGAAGTGGTCGCGAAAGCCTTCGCCAAAGAGGTGAAGAAACTGCCGCAACAGATGAAGTTGTCAATGACCTATGACCAGGGACGGGAAATGGCCAGACACAAACTGTTTACCAACATTACCGGAGTCAAAGTATACTTCGCGCACCCGCGCAGTCCCTGGGAGCGGGGAACGAATGAAAATACCAACGGGCTGATCAGACAATTTTTTCCCAAAGGAACGGACTTCAAGACAGTATCGCGGTATGAGGTTAAGAAGGTACAGAATCTGCTGAACGGGCGTCCCCGGCAGGCGCTACAATTCCAAAAACCGTACGAGGTGTTTAATCAACTTATTAACAACGCTGTTGCGTTAAATTCTGGAAACTAA